In a single window of the Osmerus eperlanus chromosome 2, fOsmEpe2.1, whole genome shotgun sequence genome:
- the LOC134037228 gene encoding eosinophil peroxidase-like, whose translation MNLLPSLLLTLGLALTLIYSVLSEESLGSPYIQSALEEAKRIVDDAYKYSREKSLTRVRSESVKPSDVLRLYKQPRRDTRSAVRAADYMENTLRLIKANVHHAHKRSINLINATDILSDQDLETIATMTGCAARVRPPSCRTTPNINKYRTATSVCNNLNNPFFGASNTPFTRLLPAQYDDGVSEPIGWDQNKTFNNFVLPLVREVSNLILNTTDEAVVSDQEFTHLVTLFGQWNDHDLTFTPFSPSIRSFSNGLDCDQSCERSEPCFPIPIPPRDPRIPSGPNNCIPVFRSAPVCGTGNTAYMFGGVSNKREQINALTAFLDLGQVYGSEEGLALELRNLTDDGGLMRVNTEFTDNGRELLPFTTLNGNMCATRKRITNDTNAREVPCFFAGDARVDENIALTSIHTLFVREHNRLARELRRINPHWDSETLYQEARKIQGAYAQILVFRDYLPHIVGPDVMNRKLGRYPGYNEAIDPSIANVFATAAYRFAHLAIQPLVFRVDTNLNENPNFPSVPLYEAFFTPWRVVFEGGVDPLLRGLIIRPAKLGTQDHMMVNALRDRLFQFVMHIALDLASLNMQRGRDHGLPGYNKWRRFCGLSEPKNLQELAQVLNNTELAYSLLQLYGTPANIDVWLGGVAEPFVRNGRVGPLFACLIANQFKRIRQGDRLWYQNPGVFNSRQRASLTSVSLSRIICDNTDINMVPRDPFRIRSSSNPLVSCNRLLPLNLSPWTERACEPDCLQGPAGPQGPPGERGPEGMRGPPGHPGSNSNATQQHSAFAVRLGDTNHSSKKVIVFRQVIYNGQDHYNTRTGVFTCAVPGVYQFSYHCTSFITAGSIDLWLNGALELQGFQIFQNGRHTSTGDMVLQLAQGDQLWLEASLGNNGLSSTSFFSGHLLFTI comes from the exons ATgaatctccttccctctctccttctgacgTTGGGCTTGGCGCTCACACTGATCTACTCTGTCCTATCAG AGGAAAGCTTGGGCAGCCCCTACATACAAAGTGCACTGGAGGAGGCAAAGAGAATTGTGGACGATGCCTATAAGTACTCCAGAGAGAA GAGTCTGACCAGAGTGCGTAGCGAGTCAGTCAAGCCTTCAGATGTGCTACGTCTTTACAAGCAACCGCGCAGAGACACGCGGTCCGCCGTGAGAGCTGCAGACTACATGGAGAACACCCTGAGACTGATCAAAGCCAATGTACACCATGCACACAAACGCTCCATCAACCTAATTAATGCAACAG ATATACTCTCAGACCAGGATCTTGAAACCATCGCCACAATGACTGGTTGTGCGGCTAGAGTAAGGCCTCCATCCTGTCGTACCACCCCCAACATCAACAAGTATCGCACGGCCACAAGTGTCTGCAACAACTT GAATAACCCTTTCTTCGGAGCCTCCAACACCCCCTTCACACGCCTGCTACCTGCCCAGTATGACGATGGCGTCTCTGAGCCTATAGGCTGGGACCAAAATAAGACGTTTAACAACTTTGTGCTTCCTCTG GTCAGGGAGGTCTCAAACCTCATTTTGAACACAACGGATGAGGCCGTGGTGAGCGATCAAGAGTTCACCCATCTCGTGACCCTGTTTGGCCAGTGGAATGACCACGACCTGACATTCACGCCTTTCTCCCCAAGCATCCGCTCTTTCAGCAATGGCCTGGACTGCGACCAGAGTTGTGAGCGCTCAGAACCCTGCTTCCCCATCCCA ATTCCACCGCGGGACCCTCGCATTCCCTCTGGCCCCAACAACTGCATCCCTGTCTTCAGATCTGCACCTGTCTGCGGCACAGGAAACACAGCCTACATGTTTGGCGGTGTGAGCAATAAGAGGGAGCAGATCAATGCTCTAACGGCCTTCCTAGACTTAGGACAAGTGTATGGTTCAGAGGAGGGGCTGGCTTTGGAGCTCCGTAACCTGACCGATGACGGCGGCCTTATGCGCGTCAACACCGAGTTTACAGACAACGGGCGGGAGTTGCTACCCTTCACCACCCTAAATGGCAACATGTGCGCTACACGCAAAAGGATCACCAATGACACAAATGCCAGGGAGGTGCCCTGCTTCTTTGCAG GTGATGCACGTGTGGATGAGAATATCGCCTTGACATCCATTCACACACTCTTTGTGCGTGAGCACAACCGCCTGGCTCGTGAGCTGCGTCGCATCAACCCACACTGGGACAGTGAGACACTCTACCAAGAGGCACGCAAGATTCAGGGCGCCTACGCCCAG ATTTTAGTGTTCCGCGATTACCTGCCTCACATTGTGGGCCCAGATGTGATGAACCGTAAGCTGGGTCGCTATCCTGGTTACAATGAGGCTATTGATCCAAGTATCGCCAACGTGTTTGCTACGGCTGCATACCGCTTTGCTCACCTCGCCATCCAGCCCCTGGTGTTCCGTGTTGACACAAACCTCAATGAGAATCCTAATTTTCCCAGCGTACCTCTATATGAGGCCTTCTTCACCCCCTGGAGAGTGGTGTTTGAGG gTGGTGTTGACCCTCTACTCCGTGGTTTGATAATCCGTCCGGCCAAATTGGGTACTCAGGACCACATGATGGTGAACGCTTTGAGGGATAGACTGTTCCAATTTGTTATGCACATAGCTCTGGACCTGGCCTCTCTAAACATGCAGAGGGGACGTGACCACGGACTGCCCG GTTATAACAAGTGGCGCAGGTTCTGTGGGCTCTCTGAGCCCAAAAACCTACAAGAGTTGGCACAGGTCCTGAACAACACTGAACTGGCCTACAGCCTTCTACAGCTTTACGGCACCCCAGCCAACATAGATGTTTGGCTGGGAGGCGTGGCCGAGCCCTTTGTTCGGAATGGACGTGTGGGCCCACTCTTCGCCTGTCTCATAGCCAACCAGTTTAAGAGGATTCGCCAGGGAGACAG GCTGTGGTACCAGAATCCAGGCGTCTTCAACTCAAGGCAAAGAGCTTCCCTGACGTCAGTCTCTTTGAGTCGTATCATCTGTGATAACACTGATATCAACATGGTCCCCCGTGACCCCTTCCGCATTAGGTCGAGCTCAAACCCTCTTGTCAGCTGCAACCGCCTCCTTCCCCTCAACCTCTCACCCTGGACAGAGAGAGCCTGTGAACCAG ATTGTTTACAGGGACCTGCTGGGCCCCAAGGACCCCCAGGAGAACGAG GTCCTGAAGGCATGAGAGGTCCCCCCGGACACCCCGGTTCCAACAGCAATGCTACCCAGCAACACTCTGCCTTCGCTGTCCGTCTGGGCGACACTAATCACTCCAGCAAGAAAGTCATTGTTTTTCGTCAGGTCATCTACAATGGTCAAGACCATTACAACACACGGACAGGGGTGTTCACATGTGCCGTGCCTGGCGTCTACCAGTTCAGCTACCACTGCACGTCCTTCATTACTGCGGGGAGCATTGACCTGTGGCTGAACGGTGCTTTGGAGCTGCAAGGCTTCCAGATTTTCCAAAATGGTCGCCACACCTCCACAGGTGACATGGTGTTGCAGCTAGCCCAAGGAGACCAGCTTTGGCTTGAGGCCAGTCTGGGGAACAATGGTCTCAGCTCCACCAGCTTCTTTTCAGGACACCTTCTTTTCACCATATGA